In Carassius gibelio isolate Cgi1373 ecotype wild population from Czech Republic chromosome B19, carGib1.2-hapl.c, whole genome shotgun sequence, one DNA window encodes the following:
- the rragcb gene encoding ras-related GTP binding Cb, with the protein MSIEYEEQLAGSLVDSFPKDFGYGVENMDMMQENLENSPSADNKPRILLMGLRRSGKSSIQKVVFHKMSPNETLFLESTNKIYKDDISASSFVNFHIWDFPGQVDFFDPTFDYEMIFRGTGALIFVIDAQDDYVEALGRLHLTVSRAFRVNPEINFEVFIHKVDGLSDDHKIETQRDIHQRANDDLADASLEKLHLSFYLTSIYDHSIFEAFSKVVQKLIPQLPTLENLLNIFISNSGIEKAFLFDVVSKIYIATDSSPVDMQSYELCCDMIDVVIDVSCIYGLKDDSNGNAYDKESLAIIKLNNTTVLYLKEVTKFLALVCILREESFERKGLIDYNFHCFRKAIHEVFEVSSSTQRTGAAVQSSPPSSSGNGLARLKSAALNGTPRSMV; encoded by the exons ATGTCGATCGAGTACGAGGAGCAGCTAGCCGGAAGCCTGGTGGACTCTTTCCCGAAAGATTTCGGCTACGGCGTGGAAAACATGGATATGATGCAAGAAAACCTGGAAAACTCTCCGTCTGCAGACAATAAACCCAGGATCCTGCTGATGGGACTGAGGCGCAGTGGGAAATCCTCCATCCAGAAG GTGGTGTTTCATAAGATGTCCCCAAACGAGACGCTCTTCCTAGAGAGCACCAACAAGATCTACAAGGATGATATCTCGGCCAGTTCCTTCGTAAACTTTCACATATGGGACTTTCCGGGGCAGGTGGACTTTTTCGACCCTACTTTCGATTACGAGATGATTTTCAGGGGCACCGGTGCGTTGATTTTCGTCATCGATGCTCAG gatGACTATGTAGAAGCATTAGGCCGGCTACATCTGACGGTGTCGAGGGCATTCAGGGTGAACCCAGAGATCAATTTCGAGGTGTTTATACACAAGGTGGACGGTTTATCAGACGATCATAAGATAGAGACGCAGAGAGATATTCATCAGAGGGCTAATGATGATCTAGCTGACGCCAGTCTGGAAAAGCTTCACCTCAG TTTCTATCTCACCAGCATCTATGATCACTCCATATTTGAGGCCTTCAGTAAGGTGGTCCAGAAGCTCATCCCTCAGCTGCCCACTCTGGAAAACCTCCTCAACATATTCATTTCT AATTCGGGGATTGAGAAAGCGTTCCTGTTCGATGTGGTCAGTAAGATCTACATCGCCACGGACAGCTCTCCGGTGGACATGCAGTCATACGAGCTCTGCTGTGATATGATCGATGTCGTCATTGACGTCTCGTGTATTTACGG GCTAAAAGACGACAGCAACGGTAACGCGTATGATAAAGAGTCTCTGGCCATCATAAAGCTGAACAACACCACAGTGCTTTACTTGAAGGAGGTCACCAAGTTCCTGGCTCTGGTCTGCATCCTGAGAGAAGAGAGCTTTGAGAGAAAAG GTTTGATAGACTACAACTTCCACTGCTTTCGAAAGGCCATCCACGAGGTATTTGAGGTGAGCAGCTCCACCCAGAGGACAGGAGCGGCGGTGCAGTCCAGCCCCCCCAGCAGCAGCGGTAATGGCCTGGCCCGACTCAAATCTGCAGCACTGAACGGTACACCCAGGAGCATGGTTTAA